One window of Mesorhizobium sp. WSM4904 genomic DNA carries:
- a CDS encoding TMEM175 family protein: protein MKRPLEPSAEGRGRIVGITDGVFAIALTLIVLEIRVPSHEAVHSESELLAAILALAPRFLTYALSFLTLTIFWFGQQAQHGLIAKSDRRLATLNLCFLAFIALLPFSTDLLADFLEFRVAVVIYWLNLLMLGATLFASWWYADRNGMLAEDVDAQTRRTVYQRIVKAQTLWAIGTALCLVTPLASIAFILLVQLIYAAALRGSLLRKIVG from the coding sequence ATGAAGCGGCCGCTCGAACCGTCAGCCGAAGGGCGTGGGCGCATCGTCGGTATAACCGACGGCGTCTTTGCCATCGCGCTGACCCTGATCGTGCTGGAAATCAGGGTGCCGTCGCATGAAGCGGTGCATTCGGAGAGCGAGTTGCTTGCGGCTATCCTGGCGCTCGCGCCGCGTTTCCTGACTTACGCGTTGAGCTTCCTGACGCTGACCATCTTCTGGTTCGGCCAGCAGGCGCAGCATGGCCTGATCGCAAAATCGGACCGGAGACTCGCGACGCTCAATCTCTGCTTTCTCGCCTTCATCGCCCTTTTGCCGTTCTCCACCGACCTGCTGGCCGATTTCCTCGAATTCAGGGTCGCGGTGGTCATCTACTGGCTGAATCTTCTGATGCTCGGCGCCACGCTGTTCGCAAGCTGGTGGTACGCCGACAGGAACGGCATGCTGGCTGAGGATGTCGATGCGCAAACGCGGCGCACCGTCTATCAGCGCATCGTCAAGGCGCAGACCCTTTGGGCGATCGGCACGGCACTTTGCCTCGTCACCCCGCTGGCGAGCATAGCCTTCATCCTGCTCGTGCAGCTGATCTATGCCGCCGCGCTGCGCGGCTCATTGCTGCGTAAAATCGTCGGTTGA
- the prmC gene encoding peptide chain release factor N(5)-glutamine methyltransferase has product MAEVLPRALGPLLRAARARLTAAGIADPALDSRLVVEHFSGTTRAQAISEPGHPVDATALAAVEAALRRRVAGESVHRILGYREFYGLRLALSPDTLEPRPDTETLVDTALPFAKATAERLGECHILDLGTGTGAIALALLSAVPAATATGVDISHGALATATRNAEDLGLGGRFQALHSDWFEKVSGRYHLIAANPPYIPSRDIGNLQDEVRDFDPRRALDGGVDGLVPYRIIAGEAEGFLEAQGKVAVEIGHTQQSEVTSIFAAAGYRLAEARRDLGGNDRVLVFER; this is encoded by the coding sequence ATGGCTGAAGTGCTGCCCCGCGCGCTCGGGCCGCTGCTGCGCGCGGCGCGGGCGCGGCTCACCGCCGCCGGCATTGCCGATCCGGCGCTCGATTCCAGGCTGGTCGTCGAGCATTTTTCCGGAACCACCCGCGCCCAGGCCATCTCCGAGCCCGGTCATCCGGTCGATGCAACGGCTTTGGCCGCGGTCGAGGCGGCCCTGAGGCGTCGCGTCGCAGGCGAGTCGGTGCACCGCATCCTCGGCTACCGCGAATTCTACGGGCTGCGGCTGGCGCTGTCGCCGGACACGCTGGAGCCGCGCCCGGACACCGAAACGCTGGTCGACACGGCCCTGCCCTTCGCCAAGGCAACGGCCGAAAGGCTCGGCGAATGCCATATCCTCGACCTCGGCACCGGAACCGGCGCCATCGCGCTGGCGCTGCTCAGCGCCGTTCCGGCCGCGACCGCCACCGGCGTCGATATTTCCCACGGCGCGCTGGCGACCGCCACGCGAAACGCCGAGGATCTGGGGTTGGGCGGGCGCTTCCAGGCCTTGCATTCCGACTGGTTCGAAAAAGTTTCGGGCCGATACCATTTAATTGCCGCGAACCCTCCCTATATACCCAGTCGAGACATTGGAAATCTGCAGGACGAGGTCCGCGATTTCGATCCACGCCGGGCCCTTGATGGTGGTGTGGACGGTCTGGTCCCCTACAGGATCATCGCCGGAGAGGCGGAAGGGTTTCTGGAAGCACAGGGCAAGGTAGCGGTCGAGATCGGCCATACGCAGCAAAGCGAGGTCACTTCGATCTTCGCCGCAGCCGGCTACAGGCTGGCGGAAGCGCGGCGCGATCTCGGCGGAAACGACAGGGTGCTGGTGTTTGAGCGTTGA
- a CDS encoding L,D-transpeptidase family protein: MLRTIFSLSALAAGLVSSGALAAPGLEGAQKAVRPAQHGALLLAQDGNIDIYYDARGNRVLVDADTGKVIAIQPPQSRLDRRALRRQLRMQELGRAPVEDDDRYYLDNPDDMARFRRKQLEENGRVIPPPVDENDPYGDNSVEAYPPAPNDEGYATTYPEAPKSDTIRRQPLNEASIEPQPGQGDVLQTSPETALPPDTGGKATVDPSLSLGVRQDVAELQVLLDRAGASPGVIDGRFGSNVDKALAAYNQITGSDLKSTDAVGIQSALAQSGGDAFASYTITPEDAAGPYVASIPEDYSQKAKLDRMGYTSVTEALAERFHMDEGYLKSINKGLDFNRPGTIIKVANFGKLVSTPVARIVADKDKKEVFAYEAGGKLVAAYPATIGSADTPSPTGIHTVSRIALDPNYTYNPNINFKQGQNDKILTIPPGPNGPVGSVWIALDKPTYGIHGTPDPSKIGKTESHGCVRLTNWDARELAKLVSPGVTVEFVGGPTIADVGGTSTDDFTQQ, from the coding sequence ATGCTGCGCACGATCTTTTCCCTTTCGGCACTCGCGGCCGGGCTGGTTTCTTCTGGCGCGCTCGCGGCGCCGGGTCTGGAAGGCGCGCAGAAGGCGGTTCGACCCGCTCAGCACGGGGCGCTCCTGCTCGCCCAGGACGGCAATATCGACATCTACTACGACGCCAGGGGCAACCGGGTGCTGGTCGATGCCGACACCGGCAAGGTCATCGCCATCCAACCGCCGCAGAGCAGGCTCGACCGCCGGGCGCTGCGCCGCCAGCTGCGGATGCAGGAACTCGGACGCGCGCCGGTCGAGGACGACGACCGCTATTATCTTGACAATCCCGACGACATGGCCCGCTTCCGCCGCAAGCAGCTGGAAGAGAACGGCAGGGTCATTCCGCCGCCGGTCGACGAGAACGATCCTTATGGCGACAATTCCGTCGAGGCTTATCCGCCGGCCCCGAATGACGAGGGTTACGCCACCACCTATCCGGAGGCGCCGAAGTCGGACACCATCAGGCGCCAGCCGCTGAACGAGGCGTCGATCGAACCGCAGCCAGGCCAGGGGGATGTGCTGCAGACCAGCCCGGAGACCGCCCTGCCTCCGGACACCGGCGGCAAGGCCACCGTCGATCCGTCGCTGTCGCTCGGCGTGCGCCAGGACGTGGCCGAACTTCAGGTGCTGCTCGATCGCGCCGGCGCTTCGCCCGGCGTCATCGACGGGCGCTTCGGCTCCAATGTCGACAAGGCCTTGGCCGCCTATAACCAGATCACCGGCAGCGATCTGAAATCGACCGACGCGGTCGGCATACAGTCGGCACTTGCCCAGTCCGGCGGAGACGCCTTCGCCTCCTACACGATCACGCCCGAGGACGCGGCCGGCCCCTATGTCGCCTCGATCCCGGAAGATTACAGCCAGAAGGCCAAGCTGGACCGCATGGGCTACACCTCGGTCACCGAAGCGCTCGCCGAACGTTTCCATATGGACGAAGGCTATCTGAAGTCGATCAACAAAGGGCTCGACTTCAACCGCCCCGGCACGATCATCAAGGTCGCCAATTTCGGCAAGCTGGTGTCGACGCCGGTCGCCCGCATCGTTGCCGACAAGGACAAGAAGGAAGTTTTCGCCTATGAGGCGGGCGGCAAGCTGGTCGCGGCCTATCCGGCCACCATCGGCTCGGCCGACACGCCGTCGCCCACCGGCATACACACCGTGTCGCGCATCGCGCTCGACCCCAATTACACCTACAACCCCAACATCAATTTCAAGCAGGGCCAGAACGACAAGATCCTGACCATCCCGCCAGGGCCGAACGGTCCGGTGGGCTCGGTCTGGATCGCGCTCGACAAGCCGACCTACGGCATCCACGGCACGCCCGATCCCTCCAAGATCGGCAAGACCGAAAGCCATGGCTGCGTGCGCCTGACCAACTGGGACGCGCGCGAACTCGCCAAGCTGGTGTCGCCGGGCGTCACCGTGGAATTCGTCGGCGGACCAACGATCGCGGATGTCGGCGGGACCTCAACCGACGATTTTACGCAGCAATGA
- a CDS encoding DUF4167 domain-containing protein — MRPQQQNRRMRGRNNNGGGGNQNRKGPNPLTRNYESNGPDVKIRGSAQQIAEKYAALARDAQSSGDRVMAENYLQHAEHYNRIIAAAQAQMPIQNAAQQNRDEFDDDVDEDRDEFDTVGNANSGEAAANGSGPQPVIEGTPAELGFNQENGRDNNRRDNNGRDRHRDRRNGGYGQYGQNSQRGDNGQRDGGQRGEHGGQQFDQNRRNEAQAQPEASAEAAAEPAPLFDSFSPAGLAAQAERNEAGADNGGGRRQRRPRRGRGNAEQSNADRGDSPADDSNAADNGNDAVAAAEQASAAPNESVASEPAGGTSEPAVADVNN; from the coding sequence ATGAGGCCACAACAGCAGAACAGGCGCATGCGCGGTCGCAACAACAATGGCGGCGGTGGCAACCAAAACCGCAAGGGACCCAATCCCCTGACGCGCAACTACGAGAGCAACGGTCCGGACGTGAAGATCCGCGGGTCGGCTCAGCAGATCGCCGAAAAATACGCCGCACTCGCCCGTGACGCGCAAAGCTCCGGCGACCGGGTGATGGCGGAGAACTATCTCCAGCACGCCGAACACTATAATCGCATCATCGCCGCTGCGCAGGCGCAGATGCCGATCCAGAACGCCGCCCAGCAAAATCGTGACGAGTTCGACGACGACGTCGATGAGGATCGCGACGAGTTCGACACCGTGGGCAACGCCAATTCCGGCGAGGCCGCGGCGAACGGCTCCGGGCCGCAGCCTGTGATCGAAGGCACGCCGGCAGAGCTCGGCTTCAACCAGGAAAACGGCCGCGACAACAACAGGCGCGACAATAACGGCCGCGACAGGCACCGCGACCGCCGCAATGGCGGCTATGGCCAGTACGGCCAGAATAGTCAGCGCGGCGACAATGGACAGCGCGACGGGGGCCAACGCGGCGAACATGGCGGCCAGCAGTTCGACCAGAACCGCCGCAACGAGGCACAGGCACAGCCGGAGGCTTCCGCAGAAGCCGCAGCCGAGCCGGCTCCGCTGTTCGACAGTTTCTCGCCGGCGGGCCTTGCCGCCCAGGCCGAGCGCAACGAAGCCGGCGCCGACAATGGCGGCGGGCGTCGGCAGAGACGTCCGCGTCGCGGTCGCGGCAATGCCGAGCAGAGCAATGCCGACCGGGGGGATAGCCCCGCCGATGACAGCAACGCCGCCGACAACGGCAACGACGCGGTAGCCGCCGCCGAACAGGCAAGTGCGGCACCGAACGAAAGCGTTGCCAGCGAGCCGGCAGGCGGCACCAGCGAACCGGCGGTCGCCGACGTAAATAACTGA
- the clpB gene encoding ATP-dependent chaperone ClpB produces MNIEKYSERVRGFIQSAQTMALSRNHQQFTPEHMLKVLVDDDEGLAASLIERAGGRVRDVKLGVEAALEAMPKVEGGNGQLYLAQPLAKVFSTAEELAKKAGDSFVTVERLLQALAMEKSAKTADILAKAGVTAQALNQVINDVRKGRTADSANAEQGYDALKKYARDLTADARSGKLDPVIGRDDEIRRTIQVLSRRTKNNPVLIGEPGVGKTAIAEGLALRIVNGDVPESLKDKQLMALDMGALIAGAKYRGEFEERLKAVLNEVTSANGNIILFIDEMHTLVGAGKADGAMDASNLLKPALARGELHCVGATTLDEYRKHVEKDAALARRFQPVFVDEPTVEDTVSILRGLKEKYEQHHKVRISDSALVSAATLSNRYIADRFLPDKAIDLVDEAASRLRMQVDSKPEALDEIDRRVMQLKIEREALKVEKDEASKDRLAKLEKELADLEEQSTELTAKWQAEKQKLGLAADLKKQLDEMRNELAIAQRKGEFQRAGELAYGKIPELEKKLKEAEAQDGKAGMVEEVVTPDHVAHVVSRWTGIPVDKMLEGQREKLLRMEDEIGKRVVGQGEAVQAVSKAVRRARAGLQDPNRPIGSFMFLGPTGVGKTELTKALASFLFDDEGAMVRIDMSEFMEKHSVARLIGAPPGYVGYEEGGSLTEAVRRRPYQVVLFDEIEKAHPDVFNVLLQVLDDGRLTDGQGRTVDFRNTLIVMTSNLGAEYLVNLRDDQDVDAVRDEVMGVVRASFRPEFLNRVDEVILFHRLRRQDMDRIVEIQLKRLENLLIDRKIELSLDHDAIEWLASKGYDPAYGARPLKRVMQKELQDPLAEKILLGEILDGSTVKVTAGSDRLNFRSKPTVVATEAAA; encoded by the coding sequence ATGAATATTGAGAAATATTCCGAGCGCGTGCGCGGTTTCATCCAGTCCGCGCAAACCATGGCGCTCTCGCGTAACCACCAGCAATTCACTCCCGAACATATGCTCAAGGTGCTCGTCGATGACGACGAGGGCCTTGCCGCGTCCTTGATAGAGCGCGCCGGCGGCCGTGTCCGCGACGTCAAGCTCGGCGTCGAGGCGGCGTTGGAGGCCATGCCCAAGGTCGAAGGCGGCAACGGCCAGCTCTACCTCGCCCAGCCGCTCGCCAAGGTGTTTTCGACCGCCGAGGAGCTGGCCAAGAAGGCCGGCGACAGCTTCGTCACCGTCGAGCGGCTGTTGCAGGCGCTCGCCATGGAAAAGTCGGCCAAGACCGCCGACATCCTGGCCAAGGCCGGCGTCACCGCGCAGGCGCTGAACCAGGTCATCAACGACGTCCGCAAGGGCCGCACCGCCGATTCGGCCAATGCCGAGCAGGGCTACGATGCGCTGAAGAAATACGCCCGCGACCTGACCGCGGATGCCCGCTCCGGCAAGCTCGATCCGGTCATCGGCCGCGACGACGAGATCCGCCGTACCATCCAGGTGCTGTCGCGGCGCACCAAGAACAATCCGGTGCTGATCGGCGAACCCGGCGTCGGCAAGACGGCGATCGCCGAAGGCCTGGCGCTGCGCATCGTCAATGGCGACGTGCCGGAATCGCTGAAGGACAAGCAGCTGATGGCGCTCGACATGGGCGCGCTGATTGCCGGCGCCAAGTATCGCGGCGAGTTCGAGGAGCGGTTGAAGGCCGTGCTCAACGAGGTCACCTCGGCCAACGGCAACATCATCCTGTTCATCGACGAGATGCATACGCTGGTCGGCGCCGGCAAGGCTGACGGCGCGATGGATGCGTCCAACCTTCTGAAGCCCGCGCTGGCGCGCGGCGAATTGCACTGCGTCGGCGCGACCACGCTCGACGAATACCGCAAGCATGTCGAGAAGGACGCCGCGCTTGCCCGCCGCTTCCAGCCGGTCTTCGTCGACGAGCCGACGGTCGAGGACACCGTCTCGATCCTGCGCGGCCTGAAGGAGAAATACGAGCAGCACCACAAGGTGCGTATTTCCGACTCCGCGCTCGTCTCGGCCGCGACGCTTTCCAACCGCTACATCGCCGACCGCTTCCTGCCGGACAAGGCGATCGACCTGGTCGACGAGGCCGCGTCGCGGCTGAGGATGCAGGTCGATTCCAAGCCCGAGGCGCTGGACGAGATCGATCGCCGCGTCATGCAGCTCAAGATCGAGCGCGAGGCGCTGAAGGTCGAGAAGGACGAGGCTTCGAAGGACCGGCTGGCAAAGTTGGAGAAGGAACTGGCCGACCTCGAAGAGCAGTCGACCGAGCTGACCGCGAAGTGGCAGGCGGAAAAGCAGAAGCTCGGCCTTGCCGCCGACCTGAAGAAGCAGCTCGACGAGATGCGCAACGAGCTGGCGATCGCCCAGCGCAAGGGCGAGTTCCAGCGCGCCGGCGAGCTTGCCTACGGCAAGATCCCGGAGCTGGAGAAGAAGCTCAAGGAGGCCGAAGCCCAGGACGGCAAGGCCGGCATGGTGGAAGAGGTGGTCACCCCCGACCATGTCGCCCATGTCGTGTCGCGCTGGACCGGCATTCCGGTCGACAAGATGCTCGAGGGACAGCGCGAGAAGCTGCTTCGCATGGAAGACGAGATCGGCAAGCGCGTCGTCGGCCAGGGCGAGGCGGTGCAGGCCGTGTCGAAAGCGGTGCGTCGCGCCCGCGCGGGCCTGCAGGATCCGAACCGGCCGATCGGCTCGTTCATGTTCCTTGGACCCACCGGCGTCGGCAAGACGGAGCTGACCAAGGCGCTCGCAAGCTTCCTGTTCGACGACGAGGGCGCCATGGTGCGCATCGACATGTCGGAGTTCATGGAGAAGCACTCGGTCGCCCGGCTGATCGGCGCGCCTCCCGGCTATGTCGGCTATGAGGAAGGTGGCTCGCTCACCGAAGCGGTGCGGCGCCGGCCATACCAGGTCGTGCTGTTCGACGAGATCGAGAAGGCGCATCCGGATGTGTTCAACGTGCTCCTCCAGGTGCTCGACGACGGCCGGCTGACCGACGGTCAGGGCCGCACGGTCGACTTCCGCAACACGCTGATCGTCATGACCTCGAATCTCGGCGCCGAATATCTGGTCAATCTTCGTGACGACCAGGACGTCGATGCCGTGCGCGACGAGGTGATGGGCGTGGTGAGGGCCTCGTTCCGTCCGGAGTTCCTCAACCGCGTCGACGAGGTGATCCTGTTCCACCGGCTGCGCCGTCAGGACATGGACCGCATCGTCGAGATCCAGCTCAAGCGGCTGGAAAACCTGCTCATTGACCGCAAGATCGAGCTGTCGCTCGATCACGACGCGATCGAATGGCTGGCGTCCAAGGGCTACGATCCGGCCTATGGCGCAAGACCGCTGAAGCGGGTGATGCAGAAGGAACTGCAGGACCCGCTGGCGGAGAAGATCCTGCTCGGCGAAATCCTCGACGGTTCGACCGTCAAGGTCACCGCCGGCTCCGATCGTCTGAACTTCCGCTCGAAGCCGACCGTGGTGGCGACCGAAGCCGCCGCCTGA
- a CDS encoding MmcQ/YjbR family DNA-binding protein: protein MKLEDYNGFCASLPATTHVVQWGGAHVWKVGGKVFAIGGHDREGEVFVTFKCSDMAYDVLKEQPGCRPAPYLASRGMKWIQRQTSQSVDDAALKDYLRESHRLVVLKLTKLVRSELGLL, encoded by the coding sequence ATGAAGCTCGAGGACTATAACGGCTTCTGTGCCTCGCTGCCGGCCACGACGCATGTCGTGCAATGGGGCGGCGCCCATGTCTGGAAGGTCGGCGGCAAGGTGTTCGCGATCGGTGGCCACGACCGCGAGGGCGAAGTCTTCGTCACCTTCAAATGCTCCGACATGGCCTATGACGTGCTGAAGGAACAGCCGGGTTGCCGGCCCGCGCCCTATCTCGCCTCGCGCGGCATGAAATGGATCCAGCGCCAGACAAGCCAGAGCGTGGATGATGCAGCGCTGAAGGACTATTTGCGCGAAAGCCACCGACTGGTCGTGCTGAAGCTGACGAAACTGGTCCGCAGCGAACTGGGGCTGCTCTGA
- a CDS encoding MFS transporter — protein sequence MASSNETTADSLSTAQRANGTFCPQTRRKFVLVAAILASALGFIDGSVLAIAMPALRVDLGASLAEAQWISNAYALTLSALILAGGAAGDRFGLRRAFVIGIALFIASSLACALAPDPAVLIGFRAIQGIGAAIMVPGSLAIIAKAYPKKERGRAIGIWAAASALTTALGPVLGGFVLSTFGNGVWRAIFAVNLPLGLISIYLLLAKIPADQPTEKRSLDLGGAALATLAFGALAYGLTAMNAEGGGMMSGPAIVAGVVLLVVFIFYERWQREPMIDLGLFRIGAFAGANLATFFLYFALSANLFYLPMVLIAGWGLSSAEVGFIFLPLSASIALLSGPVGQWSDRIGPRLPIAAGSFVVAIAFAGMALLAQAGIHNFWTGTFPLMAVMGLGMALVVSPLSTAVMTSVEDKDTGAASGINNAVSRVGGLIAVAAMGSLAAFVYARSTGSPAGIPGFGEPPTSALAANLDALRIAASDSAFAAVAAVTALLCLLSSIIAWFTVPGQALPWPQRTDDSRG from the coding sequence ATGGCGTCCTCGAACGAAACCACCGCCGATTCGCTTTCGACAGCCCAGCGCGCGAATGGGACCTTCTGCCCGCAGACGCGGCGCAAGTTCGTCCTGGTGGCGGCGATCCTTGCCTCGGCGCTCGGCTTCATCGACGGCTCGGTCCTGGCGATCGCCATGCCTGCGCTGCGCGTCGATCTCGGCGCCAGCCTGGCGGAGGCTCAGTGGATTTCCAACGCCTATGCGCTGACGCTTTCGGCGCTGATTCTGGCGGGTGGTGCGGCCGGCGACCGTTTCGGCCTCAGGCGGGCTTTCGTGATCGGCATCGCCCTCTTCATCGCCTCCTCGCTCGCCTGCGCGCTGGCACCCGATCCGGCGGTACTGATCGGCTTCCGTGCCATCCAGGGCATCGGCGCCGCCATCATGGTGCCCGGCAGCCTCGCCATCATCGCCAAGGCCTATCCGAAAAAAGAACGCGGCCGGGCGATCGGCATCTGGGCGGCCGCTTCGGCGCTGACGACGGCGCTTGGTCCGGTGCTTGGCGGCTTCGTGCTTTCGACCTTCGGCAATGGCGTCTGGCGCGCGATATTTGCCGTCAACCTGCCGCTCGGACTGATTTCGATCTATCTGCTGCTCGCCAAGATACCGGCCGACCAGCCGACCGAAAAGCGCAGCCTCGACCTCGGGGGCGCCGCGCTTGCCACACTCGCCTTCGGGGCGCTGGCTTACGGGTTGACCGCAATGAACGCCGAGGGCGGCGGGATGATGTCCGGGCCGGCCATCGTCGCCGGCGTCGTCCTGCTTGTGGTCTTCATCTTCTACGAGCGCTGGCAGCGTGAACCGATGATCGATCTCGGCCTGTTTCGCATCGGCGCGTTCGCCGGCGCCAATCTCGCGACCTTCTTCCTCTATTTCGCGCTGTCGGCGAATCTCTTCTATCTGCCGATGGTCCTGATCGCGGGCTGGGGATTGAGCTCGGCCGAAGTCGGCTTCATCTTCCTGCCTCTGTCGGCATCGATCGCGCTGCTGTCGGGCCCGGTCGGCCAGTGGTCCGACCGGATCGGCCCGCGCCTGCCGATCGCTGCCGGCAGCTTCGTCGTTGCCATCGCCTTTGCGGGCATGGCCCTGCTCGCCCAGGCCGGCATCCACAATTTCTGGACCGGGACCTTTCCGCTGATGGCCGTGATGGGGCTCGGCATGGCGCTCGTCGTGTCGCCGCTGTCGACGGCGGTCATGACCTCGGTCGAGGACAAGGACACGGGCGCCGCATCAGGCATCAACAACGCCGTCTCGCGCGTCGGCGGGCTGATCGCGGTGGCCGCCATGGGGTCGCTCGCGGCTTTCGTCTATGCGCGATCGACCGGCAGCCCAGCCGGCATCCCCGGTTTCGGCGAGCCGCCCACGTCCGCACTCGCGGCCAATCTCGATGCGTTGAGGATTGCGGCAAGCGATTCGGCTTTTGCCGCGGTTGCCGCCGTCACGGCGTTGCTTTGCCTGCTGTCGTCGATCATCGCCTGGTTCACCGTGCCTGGACAGGCACTGCCTTGGCCGCAGCGAACGGATGATTCGCGCGGTTAA
- a CDS encoding M23 family metallopeptidase: protein MPDTEDVIAELGNEPPLIADGRSGPPDRREVSARWLSGTFLTGVTSSVLMGVALFAALDGRQQLATPPEIAELINLASGGDDSGEQAKTTRLVAPRQIARAKDRRRMEVSMVTKVGDRDVIHTMPFVQIKMALAAGHTTNRPYPPFDPLQVFGEDGDDNAQPATAAAVAGQIYGAKVESEMSLKTVDFPIEMASFDEKSDLSADEVEKVVREAGSGLSDGAVQVAALHYVDPQRFGDAFAESMAGSYDVKITPENVSVSARATTDDQAPAFAEEIIPFTQDTDIAEAFADSGYTGDDATGMAEAIGKLLNATALKAGTVLRVGLEVRGDIAKVVRTSVYDRATHIVTIALDDRGQLVPAQEPEPNPELLTAFDDSPPVVVRGNLPNVYDGIYRAAYSYGMSKSMTQKLIKLLASDVDFQSRLSPSDRLEVLFSQPDGDDQTSDNSELLYVSANFGGQMRNFYRFQMQDGSTDYFDENGSSAKQFLLRNPLPNGRFTSGFGARRHPILGYVRMHTGTDWAAPIGSPIIAAGNGVVEKAGWAGGYGKQIIIRHANGYETSYNHQSAFAKGIEPGVHVRQGQVIGYLGQTGLSTGPHLHYELIVNGTKVDSMRVRLPVGKVLKGDDLVAFKKERERIDDLLKQEDGNSLKVASAKTDSQLPN, encoded by the coding sequence ATGCCAGACACGGAAGATGTCATAGCCGAACTCGGCAACGAGCCGCCGCTGATCGCGGATGGCCGCAGCGGTCCGCCTGACCGCCGCGAAGTCTCGGCGCGTTGGCTCTCGGGCACTTTCCTCACAGGCGTGACCTCGAGCGTGTTGATGGGCGTGGCTCTGTTCGCGGCGCTTGACGGCCGCCAGCAGCTGGCGACCCCGCCGGAAATCGCAGAGCTCATCAACCTTGCCAGCGGCGGCGACGATTCAGGCGAGCAGGCCAAAACCACCAGGCTGGTCGCGCCGCGCCAGATAGCAAGAGCCAAGGACCGCCGGCGCATGGAAGTGTCCATGGTCACCAAGGTCGGCGACCGCGACGTCATCCACACCATGCCGTTCGTGCAGATCAAGATGGCACTTGCGGCCGGCCACACCACCAACCGCCCCTATCCGCCCTTCGACCCGTTGCAGGTCTTCGGCGAAGACGGCGACGACAATGCCCAGCCGGCCACCGCCGCCGCGGTCGCCGGTCAGATCTACGGCGCCAAGGTCGAAAGCGAGATGAGCCTGAAGACGGTCGATTTTCCGATCGAGATGGCGTCCTTCGACGAAAAGAGCGACCTCTCCGCCGACGAGGTGGAAAAGGTGGTGCGCGAAGCCGGCAGCGGCTTGAGCGACGGCGCCGTCCAGGTGGCGGCGCTTCATTATGTCGACCCGCAACGATTCGGCGACGCTTTCGCCGAGAGCATGGCGGGCTCCTACGACGTCAAGATCACGCCAGAGAACGTCTCGGTGTCGGCGCGCGCCACGACGGACGACCAGGCGCCGGCTTTTGCCGAGGAAATCATCCCTTTCACCCAGGATACGGACATCGCCGAGGCCTTCGCTGATTCGGGCTACACCGGCGACGACGCCACCGGCATGGCGGAAGCGATCGGCAAGCTCCTGAACGCGACGGCGCTCAAGGCGGGAACGGTGCTGCGCGTCGGCCTCGAGGTGCGCGGCGACATCGCCAAGGTAGTCCGCACCAGCGTTTACGACCGCGCCACGCACATCGTGACCATCGCGCTGGACGATCGCGGGCAGTTGGTGCCGGCGCAGGAGCCGGAGCCCAATCCCGAATTGCTGACGGCATTCGATGATTCGCCGCCGGTGGTGGTGCGCGGCAATCTGCCCAATGTCTATGACGGCATCTATCGTGCCGCCTATTCCTACGGCATGTCGAAATCGATGACGCAGAAGCTGATCAAGCTTCTTGCCTCCGACGTCGATTTCCAGTCGCGGCTTTCGCCTTCCGATCGCCTGGAAGTGCTGTTCTCGCAGCCTGACGGCGACGACCAGACATCCGACAATTCCGAGCTTCTCTACGTTTCGGCCAACTTCGGCGGACAGATGCGGAATTTCTACCGCTTCCAGATGCAGGACGGCAGTACCGACTATTTCGACGAGAACGGCAGCAGCGCCAAGCAGTTCCTGTTGCGCAACCCGCTGCCCAACGGGCGCTTCACCTCCGGCTTCGGCGCACGGCGGCACCCGATCCTCGGCTATGTCCGCATGCACACCGGCACCGACTGGGCCGCTCCGATAGGATCGCCGATCATTGCCGCCGGCAATGGCGTGGTCGAGAAGGCCGGCTGGGCCGGAGGCTACGGCAAGCAGATCATCATCCGCCACGCCAATGGCTATGAAACCTCCTACAATCACCAGAGCGCCTTCGCCAAAGGCATCGAGCCTGGCGTCCATGTCCGGCAGGGCCAGGTCATCGGCTATCTCGGCCAGACCGGCCTCTCCACCGGCCCGCACCTTCACTACGAGCTGATCGTCAACGGCACCAAGGTCGATTCGATGCGCGTCCGCCTGCCGGTCGGCAAAGTGCTGAAGGGTGACGATCTCGTCGCCTTCAAGAAAGAGCGCGAACGCATCGACGACCTGCTCAAGCAGGAAGACGGAAATTCGCTGAAGGTGGCCAGCGCCAAGACCGATTCGCAGCTTCCCAACTGA